The Camelina sativa cultivar DH55 chromosome 14, Cs, whole genome shotgun sequence genome includes a window with the following:
- the LOC104743929 gene encoding uncharacterized protein LOC104743929, protein MGDGERIVTQTLTLCFENDGSQDVKYAQQGMWTFHHYEYEGFHVDDPEKTFNVCLSKQLEIIMIPNNTMTKYDLVPDNFGLDCMLNNLMEGFVSTVSKGLNDHVKRKSIRKWLKLHQPLFGGILETHMITCQIKLPFVSHNILVSIVYASSTCASARKDLWEEIVDTATANPAIPWTALGDFNQTLFRHEHSSQDANLTTPGMRALEQCLSISSLADLPYCGNTYTWTNKHTVGLIAKKLDRILVNDEWITAFPSSLAVFGEPAFSDHSPCCLFLDSHAPKRKKPFKFLVMLNQHPDFAPLIKLWWDALAFDGTKMFVIAKKLKALKSVIREFSKTTYSGIEKRTQEAYLQLLHCQNELLRLPSTESIIQEKEVVDSKQGIQSLVVDFYENLLGNQTQLTTASVLEIADLLPQRCSPAAIQTLSTHVTPEEIRSVVFSLSKNKAPGPDGFCVEFLTSQWDTVGNSVVEAVLEFFNTGKMLKQWNATILTLVPKIPNAQRITQFRPIACCNTLYKIASKILANRLKKVLPDLISNSQSAFIQGRLLVENVLLAIELVQGFNQKNISPRGMLKIDLMKAFDSVHWGFLINTLTAMGFPARFISLIDQCISTTSFSACINGELCGYFRGARGLRQGDPLSPYLFVLAMEVFSQLLTQHFSANKIGPHPSALCPLVSHLAFADDIMVFFDGKTNSLSHIVAVLQEFSRISGLTMNLSKTELFLGGVTQIEATQMASLGFNIGSLPIRYLGLPLMHRKLRLAEYRPLLQSLTNRFSSWSSRALSYAGRQQLISSVIYGTINFWMSAFILPKGCIKKIETLCANFLWSGDVTKKGIAKMAWRDLCLPKAEGGLGFRCLSHWNKTLILKLTWRLLAARDSLWALWLKNNKIKDGCFWKLDIKKQSSGTLKSMLKLRHITSQFMKAHLGNGCHLNFWYDHWTPFGPLIDFMGGSGPAQTGISLHGSVASATNETGWNLRPARSPQAESLHIYLTSITTPLPAAISDSYSWRIGTEELVNFSTSKTWEVLRPRANAPIWTAQVWFKGAIPRHAFLFWLMHQDRLPIRTRLIRWGLQVDPSCCICGLLPETREHLFLRCKLSEDLWSAVTRRLGYRPFSFHTWDAFSAWLDLKDNTAPRSLRRLAAQATLYAIWSERNNRYHNNISMEGPLLLKRLDRQIRDAILAKQKRRNFKDLLLIWLQYD, encoded by the exons ATGGGTGATGGAGAAAGGATAGTCACACAAACACTCACCTTATGCTTCGAGAACGACGGCTCTCAAGATGTTAAATACGCACAGCAAGGAATGTGGACTTTCCATCACTATGAGTATGAAG GTTTTCATGTGGATGATCCAGAAAAAACATTCAATGTTTGTTTGAGTAAACAACTTGAG ATCATCATGATACCAAACAACACAATGACTAAATACGATCTTGTCCCTGACAACTTTGGCCTGGATTGTATGCTTAACAATCTCATGGAGGGTTTTGTCTCTACTGTATCCAAAG GTCTTAATGACCATGTAAAGCGGAAAAGCATTCGGAAATGGCTGAAACTACACCAGCCGCTTTTTGGTGGGATTCTTGAAACCCAT ATGATCACTTGTCAGATTAAGCTGCCTTTTGTCTCTCACAACATTCTTGTCTCTATAGTCTATGCCTCATCTACTTGTGCCTCTGCCAGGAAGGATCTATGGGAGGAGATCGTTGACACTGCAACTGCTAACCCTGCTATTCCCTGGACTGCTCTAGGGGATTTCAATCAAACGCTGTTTCGACATGAGCACTCCTCGCAAGATGCAAACCTCACTACTCCGGGTATGCGTGCCCTCGAACAATGTCTAAGTATCTCCTCATTAGCGGATCTCCCCTACTGTGGTAACACTTACACGTGGACAAACAAACATACCGTTGGGCTGATCGCCAAAAAGCTGGATAGGATTCTTGTCAATGATGAATGGATCACTGCATTTCCCTCCTCTTTAGCCGTATTTGGGGAACCTGCATTCTCAGATCACAGCCCCTGCTGCTTATTCCTCGACAGTCATGCACCAAAGCGGAAAAAGCCATTCAAATTCCTGGTTATGTTGAATCAGCACCCTGATTTCGCCCCTCTCATCAAGCTTTGGTGGGATGCATTAGCTTTCGATGGAACCAAAATGTTTGTTATTGCCAAAAAGCTGAAAGCTCTTAAATCTGTGATAAGGGAGTTTAGTAAGACCACCTACTCAGGGATAGAGAAAAGGACTCAAGAGGCGTACCTTCAACTTCTTCACTGCCAAAATGAACTCCTGCGACTACCTTCCACTGAATCGATCATCCAGGAGAAAGAG GTAGTAGACTCAAAGCAAGGTATCCAATCTCTAGTGGTGGATTTCTACGAGAACCTTCTAGGCAACCAGACACAACTCACTACTGCCTCTGTCTTAGAAATTGCTGATTTGCTTCCTCAAAGATGCTCTCCAGCCGCTATACAAACTCTCTCGACCCATGTCACACCTGAGGAAATCCGTAGTGTTGTCTTCTCGTTGTCGAAGAACAAAGCTCCGGGCCCGGATGGCTTTTGTGTCGAATTCCTCACGTCACAATGGGACACGGTAGGGAACTCAGTGGTTGAGGCTGTTCTTGAATTCTTCAACACGGGGAAGATGCTTAAACAATGGAATGCAACAATTTTGACTCTTGTCCCTAAGATCCCGAACGCACAAAGGATTACTCAGTTCCGACCTATTGCTTGCTGTAACACCCTCTACAAAATTGCCTCTAAGATACTGGCCAATCGCTTGAAGAAGGTTCTACCTGATCTCATCTCAAACTCCCAATCAGCTTTCATTCAGGGCAGACTGCTGGTTGAAAATGTTCTGCTTGCAATTGAGCTGGTCCAGGGGTTCAACCAAAAGAACATATCTCCAAGAGGCATGCTAAAAATAGACCTTATGAAGGCCTTTGATTCAGTCCATTGGGGTTTCCTAATCAACACTCTTACAGCAATGGGGTTCCCCGCAAGATTCATCTCCCTAATCGATCAATGTATATCTACAACAAGTTTTTCAGCCTGCATAAATGGTGAATTATGCGGGTACTTTCGAGGAGCAAGAGGACTGCGCCAAGGTGATCCTCTCTCGCCTTACCTATTCGTTCTGGCGATGGAGGTGTTCTCTCAGCTACTAACGCAACACTTCAGCGCAAACAAGATTGGTCCTCATCCTTCTGCTTTGTGTCCCCTTGTATCTCATTTGGCATTCGCAGACGACATCATGGTGTTCTTTGATGGCAAGACAAATTCACTATCCCATATAGTGGCAGTCCTTCAAGAGTTCTCACGCATCTCGGGCCTCACTATGAATTTGTCCAAAACTGAACTGTTCTTAGGAGGAGTGACCCAAATTGAAGCCACACAAATGGCTTCTCTTGGCTTCAATATCGGTTCACTGCCAATAAGATATCTTGGCCTCCCTCTCATGCATCGGAAGCTAAGATTAGCAGAGTACAGACCCCTCCTTCAGAGCTTAACCAACCGGTTCTCCTCTTGGTCGTCGCGTGCTTTATCCTATGCAGGTAGACAACAACTCATATCATCTGTGATATATGGCACAATAAATTTCTGGATGTCAGCTTTTATTCTGCCAAAGGGCTGCATCAAGAAAATTGAAACTCTCTGCGCCAATTTCCTCTGGAGTGGTGATGTAACCAAGAAAGGCATAGCAAAAATGGCATGGCGAGATCTTTGTCTCCCCAAAGCTGAAGGTGGTCTAGGTTTCAGATGCCTTTCCCACTGGAACAAAACATTGATACTCAAGCTTACATGGCGGTTGTTGGCTGCAAGGGACTCCCTATGGGCTCTCTGgctgaaaaacaacaaaataaaagatggATGTTTTTGGAAGCTTGACATCAAAAAGCAGAGTTCCGGGACCCTGAAATCTATGCTTAAGCTTCGACATATCACTTCTCAATTTATGAAAGCACATTTGGGGAATGGCTGTCACCTAAACTTTTGGTACGATCATTGGACTCCTTTTGGTCCTTTAATTGATTTCATGGGAGGCTCTGGACCAGCCCAAACTGGTATTTCTTTACACGGATCAGTCGCTTCTGCAACCAATGAAACAGGGTGGAACCTCAGACCAGCCAGATCACCGCAAGCAGAATCCCTCCATATCTACCTCACATCGATTACCACCCCTCTCCCTGCGGCGATCTCAGACTCATACTCTTGGCGGATTGGGACAGAGGAATTGGTGAACTTCTCCACCTCCAAGACCTGGGAGGTTTTGAGGCCACGTGCAAACGCACCTATTTGGACTGCTCAGGTTTGGTTCAAGGGAGCAATCCCTCGTCATGCTTTCCTGTTTTGGCTGATGCATCAAGACAGACTCCCCATAAGGACGCGCCTGATTCGCTGGGGACTACAAGTTGATCCCAGTTGTTGCATATGTGGGCTTCTCCCTGAGACCCGAGAACACTTGTTCCTGCGATGTAAGCTCAGTGAGGATCTGTGGTCTGCAGTCACCCGTCGCCTAGGATACAGGCCATTCTCCTTCCACACATGGGATGCCTTCTCAGCATGGTTGGATCTGAAAGACAACACTGCACCAAGGAGTCTGCGCCGATTAGCTGCCCAAGCAACTCTTTATGCTATCTGGTCAGAGCGCAACAACCGCTATCACAATAACATATCCATGGAAGGCCCTCTTCTGCTCAAACGACTTGACCGGCAAATCCGTGACGCCATCTTGGCAAAGCAAAAAAGGCGAAACTTCAAAGACCTTCTCCTTATTTGGCTACAATATGACTAG